In Mangrovivirga cuniculi, the following proteins share a genomic window:
- a CDS encoding RidA family protein: protein MDTVQQPLYPYDVEEKIEELGLNITEPGTPVANYVNAVRSGNLVFLAGKGPKKEDGSYITGKLGSDLSVEQGYEAARYTAIEQLRSIKAEVGDLNNVVRIVKVHGMVNAGPDFVDHPSVINGFSDLMVEVFGERGKHARAAVGMGSLPSNIAVEIEVVVEVRD, encoded by the coding sequence ATGGACACTGTACAGCAGCCGCTTTATCCATATGATGTGGAAGAAAAGATTGAAGAGTTGGGTTTAAATATAACAGAGCCTGGTACACCTGTAGCTAATTATGTGAATGCAGTAAGGTCAGGAAACCTGGTATTTCTGGCTGGTAAAGGACCCAAAAAAGAGGATGGATCTTATATAACCGGAAAGTTAGGTTCAGATCTTTCAGTAGAACAAGGGTATGAAGCAGCCAGATATACAGCTATAGAACAGCTAAGATCTATAAAAGCCGAGGTTGGAGATCTTAATAATGTAGTAAGAATAGTAAAGGTTCATGGTATGGTAAATGCAGGTCCGGATTTTGTTGATCACCCTTCAGTAATTAACGGTTTTAGCGATCTCATGGTTGAGGTTTTTGGTGAAAGGGGGAAACATGCAAGGGCTGCAGTAGGGATGGGATCTTTACCATCTAATATTGCAGTTGAAATTGAGGTGGTAGTCGAAGTAAGAGATTAA
- a CDS encoding protein-disulfide reductase DsbD domain-containing protein — MNFFRNTSFLIILSGLTCGNIQDNNWVSYQKSILSPQVNPDTLVLFFTINQGFHIQSHKPEDDLLIPTELYLQETNNLSFGSPAFPEPEYFYVGNFKTLVFSNELIVKVPLIYSGKLNQNSIFGKLKYQPCNNQKCFFPRELSFKIDIIN; from the coding sequence ATGAACTTCTTCAGGAACACTAGCTTTCTGATAATTCTATCAGGTTTAACTTGTGGTAACATTCAGGACAATAATTGGGTCAGTTACCAAAAATCCATATTGTCGCCACAAGTTAATCCCGATACTCTGGTATTATTTTTTACAATAAATCAGGGCTTCCATATTCAGTCACATAAACCTGAAGATGACCTATTGATCCCAACAGAATTATATTTGCAGGAAACTAATAACCTATCGTTTGGCAGCCCTGCATTTCCTGAACCTGAATATTTTTATGTGGGAAATTTCAAAACTCTGGTATTTAGCAACGAACTGATCGTAAAAGTGCCACTAATATACTCCGGGAAATTAAATCAGAATTCGATCTTTGGAAAACTTAAGTATCAACCTTGTAATAATCAAAAATGCTTTTTCCCAAGGGAACTATCATTTAAAATCGATATTATAAATTAA
- a CDS encoding peroxiredoxin family protein, which yields MTHFKLNWVLLITFLFFNLSFTSYSQKNANDAPLQKAPDFNLSDLSGNEISMNEYKGEFLVIHIATTWCPFCNAEAPYLQALYEKYQSKNVNVLIIDVKEPKELVKAKLQDRFNFTFPVLLDSDGKVAASFAPDNVLPDLARDEVMLASNLIVDPEGNIQFMSLLDSKNFDAKLISLQKRLNELLQEH from the coding sequence ATGACCCATTTCAAATTAAATTGGGTTTTGTTGATTACTTTTCTGTTTTTTAATCTTTCTTTCACCTCGTATTCTCAGAAAAATGCCAACGATGCCCCTTTACAAAAAGCTCCTGATTTCAATTTAAGTGATCTCAGTGGAAATGAAATTTCTATGAATGAGTACAAAGGTGAATTCCTTGTGATTCATATTGCTACTACATGGTGTCCTTTCTGCAATGCAGAAGCTCCATATCTACAAGCATTATATGAAAAATACCAGTCTAAGAACGTAAATGTACTGATAATTGATGTCAAAGAGCCTAAGGAATTAGTCAAGGCTAAATTACAAGACAGATTTAACTTTACTTTCCCGGTGTTACTCGATTCTGACGGTAAAGTTGCTGCCTCTTTTGCTCCGGATAACGTTTTACCTGATCTTGCAAGAGATGAAGTTATGCTGGCCTCTAATTTAATCGTAGATCCCGAGGGAAATATTCAGTTTATGTCATTGTTAGACTCAAAGAATTTCGACGCAAAACTGATTTCTTTACAAAAAAGGTTAAATGAACTTCTTCAGGAACACTAG